One window of Agromyces rhizosphaerae genomic DNA carries:
- the murJ gene encoding murein biosynthesis integral membrane protein MurJ, whose protein sequence is MAGGDIGRASMFLASGTVVSRLLGFVRSIVLAAAIGLVGSASADAFAVANQLPNTVYTIVAGGVLTAVLVPQIVRAGLQADGGAAYINKLLTIALVILAAATLVATLAAPLLTLLYGTQLDPDTLALATAFAWWCLPQIFFYGLYTLLGEVLNARKSFGPYTWSPVLNNVVALAGLAAVMIVYGADPDGTRDPGSWTPDMIALLGGTATLGVAAQALVLFWFWRRVGLRYRPDFRWRGVGLGDAGRMASWTFGMLLLTTFAGIVQTNVAGIASDSAASVATLAPAWLIFMLPHSVIAVSIGTAYFTRMSEHAAAGDTVRLRDDIGSAIRGVGLLMVVSAGIMIVCAYPMAAVFAPGNFASVSAFGNVIIGYLIGLVPFSTLFLVQRSFYALGDTRTPFFFTLFQVVLFVGLAISCAALPVDLIAVGIAVSTSIAGTAQLVLALVLLRRRLGQLGFRAVVVSFIRDSVAIVPAVLLGVVLLIWLGGTTDGGFAVDSRLGAIVSMVAIGLAMGLLYLAGLWVLRSPELRTFAAPVISRLRRR, encoded by the coding sequence ATGGCGGGCGGTGACATCGGGCGCGCGAGCATGTTCCTCGCGTCCGGGACTGTGGTCTCGCGGCTCCTCGGGTTCGTGCGCTCGATCGTGCTCGCTGCGGCGATCGGCCTGGTCGGGTCGGCGAGCGCCGACGCGTTCGCGGTTGCCAACCAGCTCCCCAACACCGTCTACACGATCGTGGCCGGGGGCGTGCTGACGGCCGTGCTCGTGCCGCAGATCGTGCGCGCGGGGCTCCAGGCCGACGGCGGCGCCGCGTACATCAACAAGCTGCTCACGATCGCGCTCGTGATCCTGGCCGCGGCGACCCTCGTCGCCACGCTCGCCGCGCCGCTGCTGACCTTGCTCTACGGCACGCAGCTCGATCCCGACACGCTCGCCCTCGCGACCGCGTTCGCCTGGTGGTGCCTGCCGCAGATCTTCTTCTACGGCCTGTACACGCTGCTCGGCGAGGTGCTCAACGCGCGGAAGAGCTTCGGCCCGTACACCTGGTCGCCGGTGCTGAACAACGTCGTCGCGCTGGCGGGGCTCGCCGCCGTCATGATCGTGTACGGCGCCGACCCCGACGGCACCCGCGACCCCGGCTCGTGGACGCCCGACATGATCGCGCTGCTCGGCGGCACCGCGACGCTCGGCGTCGCCGCCCAGGCGCTGGTGCTGTTCTGGTTCTGGCGCCGCGTGGGCCTGCGGTACCGGCCCGACTTCCGCTGGCGCGGCGTCGGGCTCGGCGACGCGGGGCGCATGGCGAGCTGGACGTTCGGGATGCTGCTGCTCACGACGTTCGCCGGCATCGTGCAGACGAACGTCGCGGGCATCGCGTCCGACTCCGCGGCATCCGTCGCCACCCTCGCGCCCGCGTGGCTCATCTTCATGCTGCCGCACTCGGTCATCGCCGTGTCGATCGGCACCGCCTACTTCACCCGCATGAGCGAGCACGCGGCGGCAGGGGACACCGTGCGCCTGCGCGATGACATCGGCAGTGCGATCCGGGGCGTCGGGCTGCTCATGGTCGTCTCCGCCGGGATCATGATCGTCTGCGCCTATCCCATGGCCGCGGTGTTCGCGCCCGGGAACTTCGCCAGCGTCTCCGCGTTCGGCAACGTGATCATCGGCTACCTCATCGGCCTCGTGCCCTTCAGCACGCTGTTCCTCGTGCAACGCTCGTTCTACGCGCTCGGCGACACCCGCACGCCCTTCTTCTTCACGCTGTTCCAGGTCGTGCTGTTCGTCGGGCTCGCGATCTCCTGCGCGGCCCTCCCCGTCGACCTCATCGCCGTCGGCATCGCCGTGTCGACCTCGATCGCCGGCACGGCCCAGCTGGTGCTCGCACTCGTCCTGCTCCGGCGGCGCCTGGGCCAGCTCGGCTTCCGCGCTGTGGTGGTGAGCTTCATCCGCGACTCCGTCGCCATCGTGCCCGCGGTGCTCCTCGGCGTCGTCCTGCTGATCTGGCTCGGCGGCACCACCGACGGCGGGTTCGCCGTCGACAGCCGACTGGGCGCGATCGTCTCGATGGTCGCGATCGGGCTCGCGATGGGCCTGCTGTACCTCGCCGGGCTCTGGGTGCTGCGCTCGCCGGAGCTCCGCACGTTCGCCGCGCCGGTGATCTCACGCCTGCGTCGTCGCTGA
- a CDS encoding DUF6049 family protein, whose product MAAEAIPERRLRRLLAVSSVAALTAGLFAGASATAPAHAAEVEGVTMIVGPSGSPLITDVGDTTSFTVETSNASGRFLDDVEVVVSVGVRSVGSTDALEEWLAGPSAVPSGTELGRAAIGSLSTGGTVTTRVDVDTADLERSATTVLPVFVELEDEGETISWATGVAVWGAGDDIGSVSLAMAAPITVPSQDSGLYSAELLEAWTSPLGMLTRRLDGLAGSEVALAIDPAIIASIRVLGADAPESAVAWLDRLASLTNETFPLAYADADLAVQSQAGLSSPLQPLTFDDVADADSLLPNETATPEASDAAGTPAATEEPAATEEPETEDDATAGGDVTSAVLDFPYTRTDIAWPADDTLAEGDLAFLDDAGLTTAIVAGTNVRAGDGPAPGAAASISGSAAVVSEAGVTDALRAAESATSGAEWSAANARLAAVLALVAADGGSSERTLLATFDRTQPVAADRVRTALTTIADLPWTEQATLSEAIGAPRSTRTLAATPEAAERVDRVRSMAAEDGEIAEFASVLDDPAQLTSGHRRDLLAQLSAGWLYEPTGWDASSTEFIRFTNEVLDAVSIVPSSEFTVISRESGILVTIENDLPHPVNVVISVDPSNGRLLVDGPVEATVEPDSRGTYTIPVQAGVGNGAVALLVSLASPTGVPVGTTVRYGANVQADWEGIGAAVLGGALFVLFALGFWRIVRRRRHERAAAAGGDDTAADDATGAGGASRGDEPSSVDADPAGSATDAPGGMDSDGGTDGGR is encoded by the coding sequence ATGGCGGCCGAGGCGATTCCTGAGCGACGCCTGCGCCGACTCCTCGCCGTCAGTTCCGTCGCCGCACTGACGGCCGGGCTGTTCGCGGGTGCATCCGCCACAGCGCCCGCCCATGCGGCGGAGGTCGAGGGCGTCACGATGATCGTCGGTCCCTCGGGTTCGCCGCTGATCACCGATGTGGGCGACACCACCTCGTTCACGGTGGAGACCTCGAACGCCTCGGGCCGGTTCCTCGATGACGTGGAGGTCGTCGTGAGCGTCGGCGTCCGCTCGGTCGGGTCCACCGATGCGCTCGAGGAGTGGCTGGCCGGTCCGTCCGCGGTGCCGTCGGGCACCGAGCTCGGCCGGGCGGCCATCGGCTCCCTGTCGACCGGCGGCACCGTCACGACCCGGGTCGACGTCGACACCGCGGACCTCGAGCGCTCCGCGACGACCGTGCTTCCCGTCTTCGTCGAGCTCGAGGACGAGGGCGAGACCATCTCGTGGGCGACCGGCGTGGCGGTCTGGGGCGCGGGCGACGACATCGGCTCGGTCTCCCTCGCCATGGCCGCCCCGATCACCGTGCCGTCGCAGGATTCCGGCCTGTACTCGGCCGAACTCCTGGAGGCGTGGACCAGCCCGCTGGGCATGCTGACCCGCCGCCTCGACGGGCTCGCCGGCAGCGAGGTCGCGCTCGCGATCGATCCGGCGATCATCGCCTCGATCAGGGTGCTGGGGGCGGATGCACCGGAGAGCGCGGTCGCCTGGCTCGACCGCCTGGCGAGCCTGACGAACGAGACATTCCCGCTCGCGTATGCGGACGCCGACCTCGCGGTCCAGTCGCAGGCGGGGCTCTCCTCGCCGCTGCAGCCGCTGACGTTCGACGACGTGGCCGACGCGGATTCCCTCCTGCCGAACGAGACCGCGACGCCCGAGGCATCCGATGCCGCCGGGACGCCCGCGGCCACCGAGGAGCCCGCGGCGACCGAGGAGCCGGAGACGGAGGACGACGCCACGGCGGGCGGTGACGTCACCTCCGCGGTGCTCGACTTCCCGTACACGCGCACCGACATCGCGTGGCCGGCCGACGACACGCTCGCCGAGGGCGACCTCGCGTTCCTCGACGACGCGGGCCTCACCACCGCGATCGTCGCCGGCACCAACGTGCGGGCGGGCGATGGGCCCGCTCCCGGCGCTGCGGCCTCGATCAGCGGGTCGGCGGCCGTCGTGTCCGAGGCCGGCGTGACCGACGCGCTGCGCGCCGCCGAGTCGGCGACGTCCGGTGCGGAGTGGTCGGCCGCGAATGCCCGCCTCGCAGCGGTGCTCGCGCTCGTCGCCGCGGACGGCGGGTCGTCGGAGCGCACGCTCCTGGCCACGTTCGACCGCACGCAGCCGGTCGCGGCCGACCGGGTCCGCACCGCGCTCACCACGATCGCCGACCTCCCGTGGACGGAACAGGCGACGCTGTCGGAGGCGATCGGCGCCCCCCGCTCCACGCGCACCCTCGCTGCCACGCCCGAAGCGGCGGAGCGCGTCGACCGGGTGCGATCCATGGCCGCCGAGGACGGCGAGATCGCCGAGTTCGCCTCCGTGCTGGATGACCCCGCGCAGCTCACGTCGGGGCACCGTCGCGACCTGCTCGCCCAACTGTCTGCGGGATGGCTGTACGAACCGACCGGATGGGATGCCTCGTCGACGGAGTTCATCCGGTTCACGAACGAGGTGCTCGACGCGGTGAGCATCGTGCCCAGCAGCGAGTTCACCGTCATCTCGCGCGAGTCGGGCATCCTCGTCACCATCGAGAACGACCTGCCGCACCCGGTGAACGTGGTCATCTCTGTCGACCCGTCGAACGGCCGCCTGCTGGTGGACGGTCCGGTGGAGGCGACGGTGGAGCCGGACTCGCGCGGCACGTACACGATCCCCGTGCAGGCGGGCGTCGGCAACGGCGCGGTGGCCCTGCTGGTCTCGCTCGCGTCGCCGACCGGCGTGCCGGTCGGCACGACCGTGCGCTACGGCGCCAACGTGCAGGCCGACTGGGAGGGCATCGGGGCCGCCGTCCTGGGCGGCGCGCTGTTCGTGCTGTTCGCACTCGGCTTCTGGCGCATCGTCCGGCGACGTCGGCACGAGCGGGCCGCCGCGGCGGGCGGCGATGACACGGCGGCGGACGACGCGACCGGGGCCGGGGGCGCATCCCGCGGCGACGAGCCGTCCTCGGTCGACGCCGACCCCGCCGGTTCGGCGACGGATGCCCCGGGTGGCATGGATTCGGACGGAGGCACCGATGGCGGGCGGTGA
- a CDS encoding CCA tRNA nucleotidyltransferase, with amino-acid sequence MQSVAAALARLGDLAASPTVSRLSAAFDAAGHELALVGGPVRDAFLDRGTNDLDFTTDATPDQILGIIAPIAQAHWDIGRRFGTIGAKIAGEQVEITTYRTDAYDGESRKPEVVFGDSLEDDLARRDFTVNALALRLPKLELVDPSGGVEDLLAQTLRTPSAPERSFGDDPLRMLRAARFASQLGFHVEPGTLAAMSELAGAIERISAERVRDELAKLLLTDAPRPGIRLLVDTGLADRVLPEVPALRLEVDEHHHHKDVYEHSLTVLDQAIDYEVARGNLDSPDLVMRLAALLHDIGKPKTRRLEPGGAVSFHHHDVIGAKLARKRLRALRFDNDTIDAVGRLIELHLRFFGYADAAWTDSAVRRYVRDAGDQLERLHILTRADVTTRNRRKADRLGFAYDDLEERIAVLAEEEELAAVRPELDGNEIQAALGIPPGREVGEAYRFLLELRLDEGPIGPDAARERLLEWWAARSAG; translated from the coding sequence ATGCAGAGTGTCGCGGCAGCCCTCGCCAGGCTGGGCGACCTGGCCGCGTCGCCGACCGTCTCGCGCCTCTCGGCGGCGTTCGACGCCGCCGGGCACGAACTCGCCCTGGTGGGCGGGCCGGTGCGCGACGCGTTCCTCGACCGGGGCACGAACGACCTCGACTTCACGACGGATGCCACCCCCGACCAGATCCTCGGGATCATCGCGCCGATCGCCCAGGCGCACTGGGACATCGGTCGGCGCTTCGGCACGATCGGCGCGAAGATCGCCGGCGAGCAGGTCGAGATCACGACCTACCGCACGGACGCCTACGACGGGGAGAGCCGCAAGCCCGAGGTCGTGTTCGGCGACTCGCTCGAGGATGACCTCGCGCGCCGGGACTTCACGGTGAACGCGCTCGCGCTGCGGCTGCCGAAGCTCGAGCTGGTGGACCCGTCGGGCGGCGTCGAGGACCTCCTCGCGCAGACCCTGCGCACGCCGTCCGCGCCGGAGCGGTCGTTCGGCGACGATCCGCTGCGGATGCTCCGGGCGGCGAGATTCGCGTCGCAACTCGGGTTTCACGTGGAACCCGGCACGCTCGCGGCCATGAGCGAGCTCGCCGGGGCGATCGAGCGCATCTCGGCCGAGCGCGTGCGCGACGAGCTCGCGAAGCTGCTGCTCACGGATGCGCCGCGGCCGGGCATCCGCCTGCTCGTCGACACCGGCCTGGCCGACCGTGTGCTGCCCGAGGTGCCGGCACTGCGACTCGAGGTGGACGAGCACCACCATCACAAGGACGTCTACGAGCATTCGCTCACCGTGCTCGACCAGGCGATCGACTACGAGGTCGCGCGCGGCAACCTCGACTCCCCCGATCTGGTCATGCGGCTCGCGGCACTGCTGCACGACATCGGCAAGCCCAAGACCCGCCGGCTGGAGCCGGGCGGCGCGGTCTCCTTCCACCACCACGACGTGATCGGTGCGAAGCTCGCGCGCAAGCGACTGCGCGCCCTGCGGTTCGACAACGACACCATCGACGCGGTCGGCCGGCTGATCGAGCTGCACCTGCGGTTCTTCGGGTACGCGGATGCCGCCTGGACGGACTCGGCCGTGCGCCGGTACGTGCGCGACGCCGGCGACCAGCTCGAGCGCCTGCACATCCTGACCCGCGCCGACGTCACCACGCGCAACCGCCGCAAGGCCGATCGGCTCGGCTTCGCCTACGACGACCTCGAGGAGCGCATCGCCGTGCTCGCCGAGGAGGAGGAGCTCGCCGCGGTGCGCCCCGAGCTCGACGGCAACGAGATCCAGGCCGCGCTCGGCATCCCTCCGGGCCGCGAGGTCGGCGAGGCGTACCGCTTCCTGCTCGAGCTGCGGCTCGACGAGGGACCCATCGGCCCGGATGCCGCGCGCGAACGCCTGCTCGAGTGGTGGGCCGCCCGCAGCGCGGGCTGA
- the rpsF gene encoding 30S ribosomal protein S6: MHQYELMVILDPAIDERTVAPSLDKFLNVIRADGGTVDNVDIWGKRRLAYEIDKKSEGIYAVVDFTAESATTNELDRQLNLSEAVMRTKVLRAEEAIAQVAAAKKADEERAAKKAARAAKKDA; this comes from the coding sequence ATGCACCAGTACGAGTTGATGGTGATCCTCGATCCCGCGATCGACGAGCGCACCGTTGCTCCCAGCCTCGACAAGTTCCTCAACGTCATCCGCGCGGATGGCGGCACCGTCGACAACGTCGACATCTGGGGCAAGCGTCGCCTGGCCTACGAGATCGACAAGAAGTCGGAGGGCATCTACGCCGTCGTCGACTTCACCGCCGAGTCGGCCACGACCAACGAGCTCGACCGCCAGCTGAACCTCAGCGAGGCCGTCATGCGCACCAAGGTCCTCCGCGCGGAGGAGGCGATCGCACAGGTCGCCGCCGCGAAGAAGGCCGACGAGGAGCGCGCCGCCAAGAAGGCAGCTCGGGCAGCGAAGAAGGACGCCTAG
- a CDS encoding single-stranded DNA-binding protein yields MAGDTIITVVGNLTADPELRYTQSGLAVANFTIASTPRTFDRQANEWKDGEALFLRASCWRDFAEHVAGSLTKGSRVIAQGRLKQRSYETREGEKRTAIELEIDEIGPSLRYATAQVTRAQSSGGGRGGSYGGGGGNSSSSDDAWAPSAPAASSGDVWNTPGTNYGDETPF; encoded by the coding sequence ATGGCAGGCGACACGATCATCACCGTTGTGGGCAACCTCACGGCTGACCCGGAGCTGCGCTACACGCAGTCTGGCCTCGCGGTCGCCAACTTCACCATCGCATCAACCCCCCGCACGTTCGACCGACAGGCGAACGAGTGGAAGGACGGTGAAGCACTGTTCCTGCGTGCGAGCTGCTGGCGAGACTTCGCCGAGCACGTCGCGGGTTCGCTGACCAAGGGTTCCCGGGTCATCGCCCAGGGCCGTCTCAAGCAGCGCTCGTACGAGACCCGCGAGGGTGAGAAGCGCACCGCCATCGAGCTCGAGATCGACGAGATCGGCCCGAGCCTGCGCTACGCGACCGCACAGGTCACGCGCGCGCAGTCGAGCGGTGGCGGTCGCGGCGGCAGCTACGGCGGCGGGGGCGGCAACTCCTCCTCCTCCGACGACGCGTGGGCGCCGAGCGCGCCTGCCGCATCCTCGGGTGACGTCTGGAACACGCCGGGCACCAACTACGGCGACGAGACGCCCTTCTAG
- the rpsR gene encoding 30S ribosomal protein S18, producing the protein MAGKSSGDRRKRGKGPKNAAPAKSIKVGVIDYKDVATLRKFVSERGKIRARRITGVSVQEQRLIARAVKNAREMALLPYAGSGR; encoded by the coding sequence ATGGCTGGAAAGAGCAGCGGCGACCGCCGCAAGCGCGGGAAGGGCCCGAAGAACGCGGCCCCCGCGAAGTCGATCAAGGTCGGCGTCATCGACTACAAGGATGTCGCCACCCTCCGCAAGTTCGTCTCGGAGCGCGGCAAGATCCGCGCCCGTCGTATCACCGGTGTCTCCGTGCAGGAGCAGCGCCTCATCGCCCGTGCCGTGAAGAACGCACGCGAGATGGCCCTGCTGCCGTACGCGGGCTCGGGTCGCTGA
- the rplI gene encoding 50S ribosomal protein L9: MAKVILTHEVNGLGTAGDVVEVKNGYARNYLVPKGYATPWTRGGEKQVEQIKAARAAHELHSLEDAQALKASLESTKVKLAVKAGNGGRLFGSVKSADVAAAVSAAGLGEVDKRKVTLPTIKSIGEYEASVKLRDEVFATVTLQVIAAK; this comes from the coding sequence ATGGCAAAGGTCATCCTGACGCACGAGGTCAACGGCCTCGGTACCGCTGGTGACGTGGTCGAGGTCAAGAACGGCTACGCACGCAACTACCTCGTCCCGAAGGGCTACGCGACGCCGTGGACCCGTGGTGGCGAGAAGCAGGTCGAGCAGATCAAGGCCGCGCGCGCCGCGCACGAGCTGCACTCGCTCGAGGACGCGCAGGCCCTCAAGGCCTCGCTCGAGTCGACCAAGGTGAAGCTGGCCGTCAAGGCCGGCAACGGTGGTCGTCTGTTCGGCTCCGTGAAGTCCGCCGACGTCGCTGCCGCCGTGTCGGCTGCCGGCCTCGGCGAGGTCGACAAGCGCAAGGTCACGCTCCCGACGATCAAGTCGATCGGCGAGTACGAGGCCAGCGTGAAGCTGCGCGACGAGGTCTTCGCGACCGTCACCCTCCAGGTGATCGCCGCGAAGTAG
- the dnaB gene encoding replicative DNA helicase — MTIAHLDIAEPRDQGAARPAPERTPPHDLLAEQSALGGMMLSKDAVADVIETLRGPDFYVPKHEVVFDAILSLYSHGEPTDVIAVTDELTKTGELGRAGGAEYLHTLTSLVPTAANAGFYAEIVAERAMLRRLVEAGTRIVQMGYAGEGEVTDLVNVAQSEIYSVTGSVESEDYVPLTEAVTVAIDEIEAAKHTDGKMTGVPTGFADLDDLTNGFHPGQMIIVAARPALGKSTLALDFARSASIHNDLPTIFFSLEMGKSEIAMRLLSAEASVPLQSMRKGTVDSRDWTTIASTRGRINDAPLYIDDSPNMTLVEIRAKCRRLKQRVGLKMVVIDYLQLMTSGKRVESRQQEVSEFSRALKLLAKELQVPVIALSQLNRGPEQRADKLPALSDLRESGSIEQDADMVILLHRESAYERDNPRAGEADLIVAKHRNGPTRTVTVAFHGHFSRFADMVQA; from the coding sequence GTGACGATCGCTCACCTGGACATCGCCGAACCCCGTGATCAGGGTGCGGCCCGTCCGGCTCCCGAGCGCACTCCCCCGCACGACCTCCTCGCCGAGCAGAGCGCGCTCGGCGGCATGATGCTCTCGAAGGACGCGGTCGCCGACGTCATCGAGACCCTCCGCGGCCCCGACTTCTACGTGCCGAAGCACGAGGTCGTCTTCGACGCGATCCTCTCGCTCTACTCGCACGGCGAGCCGACCGACGTCATCGCGGTCACCGACGAGCTCACCAAGACGGGCGAGCTCGGCCGCGCCGGCGGCGCCGAGTACCTCCACACCCTCACCAGCCTCGTGCCGACCGCCGCGAACGCCGGCTTCTACGCCGAGATCGTCGCCGAGCGCGCGATGCTGCGCCGTCTCGTCGAGGCCGGCACCCGAATCGTGCAGATGGGCTACGCCGGCGAGGGCGAGGTCACCGATCTGGTGAACGTCGCCCAGTCGGAGATCTACTCGGTCACCGGCAGCGTCGAGAGCGAGGACTACGTGCCGCTCACGGAGGCGGTCACGGTCGCGATCGACGAGATCGAGGCGGCCAAGCACACCGACGGCAAGATGACCGGCGTGCCCACCGGCTTCGCCGACCTCGACGACCTGACGAACGGCTTCCACCCCGGCCAGATGATCATCGTCGCCGCGCGTCCCGCGCTCGGCAAGTCGACGCTCGCGCTCGACTTCGCCCGGTCGGCATCGATCCACAACGACCTGCCCACGATCTTCTTCTCACTCGAGATGGGCAAGTCGGAGATCGCCATGCGACTGCTCTCGGCCGAGGCATCCGTGCCCCTGCAGTCCATGCGCAAGGGCACCGTCGACAGCCGCGACTGGACCACCATCGCCTCGACCCGCGGCCGCATCAACGACGCGCCGCTCTACATCGACGACTCCCCCAACATGACGCTGGTCGAGATCCGCGCGAAGTGCCGGCGCCTGAAGCAGCGCGTCGGCCTCAAGATGGTCGTGATCGACTACCTGCAGCTCATGACGAGCGGCAAGCGCGTCGAGAGCCGCCAGCAGGAGGTCTCGGAGTTCTCGCGCGCGCTGAAGCTGCTCGCCAAGGAGCTCCAGGTGCCCGTCATCGCGCTCTCGCAGCTCAACCGTGGTCCCGAGCAGCGCGCCGACAAGCTGCCGGCGCTGAGCGACCTGCGCGAGTCGGGCTCGATCGAGCAGGACGCCGACATGGTGATCCTGCTCCACCGCGAGAGCGCCTACGAGCGCGACAACCCTCGCGCCGGCGAGGCCGACCTCATCGTCGCCAAGCACCGCAACGGTCCGACCCGCACCGTGACCGTGGCCTTCCACGGCCACTTCTCGCGCTTCGCGGACATGGTGCAGGCGTAG
- a CDS encoding phosphatase PAP2 family protein — protein MALLRTVVLPGLGAIAGLAVAGRAVRMLDGDDPREDRVVRALQDALGHRPDDGAAAVTDAAGPTESSEPIDRVTAPLSWYSGVPQTITNGLMWCGVTWLATRDRRSAVAPAAVLALETACFVASAALVGRPRPEGVWRPEQPHATSSFPSGHTAAAFALHGTLADLLDRHGICGARLFGPLLRYVIPGAIAFSRVYRGQHHISDTVAGAVLGRWSAAVVRRALLSS, from the coding sequence ATGGCGTTGCTCCGAACCGTCGTGCTGCCGGGGCTCGGCGCGATCGCCGGTCTCGCCGTAGCGGGGCGGGCGGTGCGGATGCTCGACGGCGACGACCCGCGTGAGGACCGGGTCGTGCGTGCGCTCCAGGACGCGCTCGGCCACCGGCCGGACGACGGCGCTGCCGCCGTGACCGACGCCGCCGGCCCGACTGAGTCAAGCGAGCCGATCGACCGGGTCACCGCGCCGCTCTCGTGGTACTCCGGCGTGCCACAGACCATCACGAACGGGTTGATGTGGTGCGGCGTCACCTGGTTGGCGACGCGCGACCGGCGCTCCGCGGTGGCCCCGGCGGCGGTGCTCGCCCTCGAGACCGCGTGCTTCGTCGCATCCGCTGCGCTCGTGGGACGGCCGCGACCCGAGGGGGTGTGGCGCCCGGAGCAGCCGCACGCGACGTCGTCGTTCCCGTCGGGCCATACGGCGGCGGCCTTCGCGCTCCACGGCACGCTCGCCGACCTGCTCGATCGCCACGGCATCTGTGGCGCGCGGCTTTTCGGGCCGCTCCTCCGGTACGTCATTCCCGGAGCGATCGCGTTCTCGCGGGTCTACCGCGGCCAGCACCACATCTCGGACACGGTGGCGGGTGCCGTGCTGGGGCGGTGGAGCGCCGCCGTGGTGCGGCGGGCGCTGCTCTCCTCCTAA
- a CDS encoding dodecin family protein, which translates to MSVYRVIDVVGTSATSWEEAAREAITTAEGSLHDLRVAEVAKQDVVIGEDGTLVFRTRIQLSFKYTPE; encoded by the coding sequence ATGAGCGTCTATCGAGTGATCGATGTCGTCGGCACGAGCGCGACGTCATGGGAGGAAGCGGCCAGGGAGGCCATCACCACCGCCGAAGGATCGCTGCACGATCTGCGCGTGGCGGAGGTGGCGAAGCAGGATGTGGTGATCGGCGAGGACGGCACGCTGGTGTTCCGCACGCGGATCCAGCTGTCCTTCAAGTACACGCCGGAGTAG